The genomic region CCTCCTTCACCCTCTTTGCCTCCAACTCGGTCAGACAAACTGCAGGTTGTCAAGTTTGCTGTTGATTTCTTGGCCCATGTGATTAATTTCCTATCCCAGGCAGTCGTTGTCCCCCTTGAGATCAGTTTTTACCTCTTTTATCGCCCTAATTATGTCACCGGGATCATCTGTTTCACTTTGCTTGTAAGCTCAATCTGCTTTAATGTTGCAAGCTTTTGCTTTATcttattgggctatacaaaaaataaactgaatcttGAATTTTTTGGAATTTTTTCGTCCTTTCATGGCGTCTGGTAATTATTTTCCCACCCGTATATCTCTTTCTCTGATAAGTATCACATTTTCGAGTTTGTCCTTGGGTAAAATTAGATATATCTGGCGCGCGGTTTCACTCGGCATCTTAACTACTCCATGGAAAACCGGAAGAGTTTATATAAGAGGgttatatattattagtatatattttaGGTTGAGATAAGGGTTCAGGGTGATgtattagtatatattgtagagggagaggtgtgtgtgtgtgatctcaccaccatgtgactgtgatgtcactgttTCCTCTCAGCTGCTGTCTGAAGAAGTCCCAAATGGAAGTGAAAGCAGCAACAGCATCAACGCAGGTAAACACAGATTCTGTACTTCAATACTTGTGAGGACCCTTGAACTTGTCAACGTGGTGACTGtgtgctgctctctgattggtccagGGAAGCAGCTTGTGCAGTACACACCTGTCCTGATGTCTGAACCAATCAGCTCGGGGGAGGGCGTGGCCAACCTGCCCTCCCTCCTGGAGCTGGAGGCGGGGCCTTTCTTAATCTCTGACCTGCCCACTGATgaccctgctgctgctctgctaaGCCACGCCCACCTGGACTCCGACCTCAGCTAGAAAAGGGCGTTAACATGTGATTTATgggtcaccatgacaacaggaCAGTGGGCTCGCTGACTCAGAAGCATCAATAGAGGAAACTGTTGATCGATCAGTAGGTCAAAAGTCAAGTTATATTATGCAGATTAATATTAACCAGTTTATATACCTGTCTtctacttctttttctttattgtttttcttctttgccgCTTTTATTAAAACCGatgttaacccccccccccaaaaaaaggatcATGCGACTTCTGCATGTTCAAGTCTTTGTTTTCCTGTATCCAAAATATAAGATGGAGAGAATCTGAATATTTTTGAAAAGTTTCTTATGAATGAGAAGTGTTTATTAGATAGATAGAGACGATAAGAATCCTTTTCAGTCTCTTATTGAATCTTTTCTGGTCGTTTGTTTGTTGGAATGAAGAAACATCTGAGTAAATCTCTGTCCTGTTGTTATTTACCTTAACTTCAAACATAGGAGtacttatatttatatgtgtgtgtgtatataagaagtggacagaGTTGTCATGACGTCtctcgttggtttgtggacatttgaagcctccagtgTTTTATCAAGCTGCTAGTGAGTGGCCCTCAGGTTTGGACATCACTACTCGAAATGACCcgaatttactaaatgaacatcacgctgtattgaagacttgaaactagagattgagaccaaaaactaatgtttacaatgtttactgagggaataaatcaagagaagtagagtcatttatatagacttctatacaaccagaggagtcgccccctggtggtcaggagagaatgcagctttaacacatgaagcatagacttctatacaaccagaggagtcgcccactggtggtcaggagagaatgcagctttaacacatgaagcatagacttctatacaaccagaggagtcgcccactggtggtcaggagagaatgcagctttaacacatgaagcatagacttctatacaaccagaggagtcgcccaccggtggtcaggagagaatgcagctttaacacatgaagcatagacttctatacaaccagaggagtcgccccctggtggtcaggagagagaatgcagctttaacacatgaagcatagacttctatacaaccagaggagtcgccccctggtggtcagtagagagaatgcagctttaacacatgaagcatagacttctatacaaccagagcagtcgccccctggtggttaggagagacaatgcagctttaatacatgaagcatagacttctatacaaccagagcagtcgccccctggtggtatggagagagaatgcagctttaacacatgaagcatagacttctatacaaccagaggagtcgccccctggtggtctggagagagaatgcagctttaacacatgaagcatagacttctatacaaccagaggagtcgccccctggtagtcaggagagagaatgcagctttaacacgaagcatagacttctatacaaccagaggagtcgccccctggtggtcaggagagagaatgcagctttaacacatgaaggttCGACTTCACTTAAGAAGTGGAGGTTTTCTCCTGGAAATGAAAGTTAGAAGACTGAGCTGACTCATTTATCCCACACGTTCCAACCAGAtcagattattaataatatagaAACTGATCGCTTTGGACAAAATACACATTCTCAGTTTGATGTTCAAAAtagacaaatacatttattttagaagTTTACAATCCGGACGGTGTCCCATCAGGTCAAACCGAAACTTATGAAAACTTAGCTGaaactgatttttattttattttctctaaaaCCAAATAAACGTCTATAAACAGatccacattttaaatattttaaaaaacaccaaTGAGCTGCTGACTCTCAGTGGTCGTGGTCTATAGCTCATGGGAAGGGGGTGATTTCCTTGGCCATGCTGATTGGTTGGTACACTGGAAGCGGTAGCGCAGGAATCGAACGCGCGGCTTTATGTGGAAGTCAGCAGGTATCCTCCAATTCCACATTTTCTGTacctgaaacaaaaaaacaacattgaactatttacactttgattgttttatttattcattgtacAAGTGAATATTTGACAAACAAAACTTACCTCATTAAATATGGTTAATAAGATTGAATATGATTAATGAGATAGAACAGTTTGCTGAGAAGCTGAACTTGGCTGCACATCGACCagttgaaacattaaaaagctgCTTACgttaatgcatcaataacaaatattacattatttgaaatgtataatataatacttgtgtttttgaatgaacattgttttttacCTTGTATGGTAAATTAACCTGTTTTTGtaaagtgcttttctagtcttccgaccacttaaagcgctttaacactacatgacatcattcacccattcataccctgatgggaggagctacggttccacctgcacttcaccagtaactaacattcacacatcgtagaacagctacgggagcaactttggtgtcttgcccaaggacacatcggcaagcggagccggggatcgaaccgctgatcctctgaaggacgaccctgttcaccactgagccacagtcgccccatatGGCAGCGTCTGCCATCAGTATGTGAGTGGGTGAATGTTGACGTGAAGAGGAATGATTGGGTGATCCATTCACCGTTTCAATAACGCTCACTGTCTATGTTAATGTGACACATGCAAATCAGTAAAAACGCTTTAGGACCTCAACGGGCTTTCATACAGGAGTGTGTTTCACGAACCTTCAGGACCCTGACCAGATGGGTTGTACTGTTCAGTGACTGAACCTGCAGAGAGCAAGCAGAaccaagaaaagagaaagaacaaggCTTCAGCATCTGATCTCAGGAAAGGTAAACTAAAACCATGCACCTGAATGAGACTAGTCAAGGTAAATTGTTAACCAGAATAGTTTAAGCCAACCGTATCAATCTCAACGAGTAGTTAATACCAATCTCAATGAGTCTAGTTAATACCAAGCTTAAGTAAACTAGTTAATACCAAGCTCAACGAGTCTAGTTAATATCAATCTCAACGAGTCTAGTTAATATCAAGTTTATGGAGTCTAGTTAATATCAATCTCAACGAGTCTAGTTAATATCAAGTTTATGGAGTCTAGTTAATACCAAGCTCAACGAGTCTAGTTAATACCAAGCTCAACGAGTCTAGTTAATATCAATCTCAACGAGTCTAGTTAATATCAAGTTTATGGAGTCTAGTTAATACCAAGCTCAACGAGTCTAGTTAATATCAATCTCAAGGAGTCTAGTTAATACCAAGCTTATGGAGTCTAGTTAATACCAAGCTCAACAAGTCTAGTTAATGCCAAGCTCAACAAGTCTAGTTAATACCAAGCTCAACGAGTCTAGTTAATGCCAAGCTCAACAAGTCTAGTTAATGCCAAGCTCAACAAGTCTGGTTAATACCAAGCTCAACAAGTCTAGTTAATATCAATCTCAACGAGTCTAGTTAATACCAAGCTCAACGAGTCTAGTTAATACCAAGCTCAACAAGTCTAGTTAATATCAATCTCAACGAGTCTAGTTAATACCAAGCTCAACGAGTCTAGTTAATGCCAAGCTTAACAAGTCTAGTTAATACCAAGCTCAACGAGTCTAGTTAATACCAAGCTCAACGAGTCTAGTTAATACCAAGCTTAAGTAAACTAGTTAATACCAAGCTCAACAAGTCTAGTTAATATCAATCTCAACGAGTCTAGTTAATGCCAAGCTCAACAAGTCTAGTTAATGCCAAGCTCAACAAGTCTAGTTAATATCAATCTCAACGAGTCTAGTTAAAACCAAGCTCAACAAGTCTAGTTAATATCAATCTCAACGAGTCTAGTTAATACCAAGCTCAACGAGTCTAGTTAATGCCAAGCTCAACAAGTCTAGTTAATACCAAGCTCAACGAGTCTAGTTAATACCAAGCTCAACAAGTCTAGTTAATATCAATCTCAACGAGTCTAGTTAATACCAAGCTCAACGAGTCTAGTTAATGCCAAGCTTAACAAGTCTAGTTAATACCAAGCTCAACGAGTCTAGTTAATACCAAGCTCAACGAGTCTAGTTAATACCAAGCTTAAGTAAACTAGTTAATACCAAGCTTATGGAGTCTAGTTAATACCAAGCTCAACGAGTCTAGTTAATGCCAAGCTCAACAAGTCTAGTTAATATCAATCTCAAGGAGTCTagttaataccaagtttatggAGTCTAGTTAATACCAAGCTCAACAAGTCTAGTTAATGCCAAGCTCAACAAGTCTAGTTAATACCAAGCTCAATGCGTCTagttaataccaagtttatggAGTCTAGATAATATCAATCTCAACGAGTCTAGTTAATACCAAGCTCAACAAGTCTAGTTAATACCAAGCTCAACGAGTCTAGTTAATACCAAGCTTATGGAGTCTAGTTAATACCAAGCTTATGGAGTCTAGTTAATACCAAGCTTATGGAGTCTAGTTAATACCAAGCTTAAGGAGTCTAGTTAATACCAAGCTCAACGAGTCTAGTTAATACCAAGCTCAATGCGTCTAGTTAATACCAAGCTCAACGAGTCTAGTTAATATCAATCTCAACGAGTCTAGTTAATACCAAGCTTATGGAGTCTAGTTAATACCAAGCTTATGGAGTCTAGTTAATACCAAGCTTATGGAGTCTAGTTAATACCAAGCTCAACGAGTCTAGTTAATACCAAGCTTATGGAGTCTAGTTAATACCAAGCTTATGGAGTCTAGTTAATACCAAGCTTATGGAGTCTAGTTAATACCAAGCTCAACGAGTCTAGATAATATCAATCTCAACGAGTCTAGTTAATACCAAGCTTATGGAGTCTAGTTAATACCAACTCTTAACAAGAATAGTGAATGCAAAGAGACTAGTTAAACTCATTAGCAAGAATAGTTTAATAGCAACCTTAATAACCCAGATTAGTTACACCTGATGCTGGAAAATCCGGTTCTGGACTGGTTGCGTGACATTAATTCTAAACTTGCTTTGCACACGTAATAGATGTAAAACTTACCAGCCACCTGAGTGTTATCTGTCACCGCTGGATgacctgtaaaacacacacacacacacacacacacacacacacacacatcaacacatcaacacacacatctacacacatttCTACTGTAGAAAAAGACTATCACATACTCAAGTTAAACTCTTCTTCTGTGTAAAAAGTAACTTACTGGAGTCAAGTGGAGTTCCTGTTGGATCTGCAGAACCTACAGACACAAGCAGTTTAACAACcgatttgacctctgacctttctgTCAGCCATGTTGTCAGGCGGGGCTTACCTGTGACTGTCCATGTGGAGTCTGTCGCCATGCTAACCAGGTCTGTGTGAGAGTACCCATGTGAAgctgaaaacataaataaacaataacagttgacagacagacagacagacaggtgtgtgtgtgtgtgagagagtacCCATGTGAagctgaaaatataaataaacaacaacagacagacagacagacagacagacagatgtgtcAGACAGGTGTACCTGAGTCCAGTGAGTCTGTGTGGAGGATGGCGAGGGGCGACTCTGTAATATGATcatgtgacaggaagtgaaggaaacCAAACAAGGAACTACTGATGTATGGTTGTCACAGCAACAAGTCTTACCTGTGACATCATTGCCGAGTTTAGGACCTGAAGCAGGAACCAATCAGAACACAGTCAGGTTTCTATCAATCAGCGTCTCAATATGTTCATTACTGTCTCACCTGTGAGCTCCATGTGAAgacctgatgacatcatcataatTAGTGACTCCATTACACAGTTATTATCTATTAACTTATTAAATCATTAAGTCAACTAAAAGAAGTGTGAGCAGACTAATAATCAATACCCGTTatgaataataaagtaatatagaaagtcatgaatataaaatgtatgaatatgaaagttaggaaataaaaaattatgaatatgaaagTTATGAGTATACAAGTTAGTTATGAATATCAAAGATGTGAATATAAGAGTAATGAATATGAAAGTTATGCAGATAAACGTTATGAAAAGTTATAAagttataaaaaatgtaaatataaaagtgtACCTGCGTTAGTGTTGTTCAGCAGAGTCTGTCGGCCGTTTCCTTAGAAACACATactgtcagccaatcacagccttCCACCCTCTGACTCCTCATTGAACCACTttatagtttaaaataataaatgttaacaaataaacaaatgaagtgTGAATATGTATTCAGCCCCATTGCTGCCCAAACctctggaccccccccccctcccccccccctcagacaTTCTGCGTCACTCTTCTCTTTCTAAACACTGAaagctcatttatttaaatctcattcagtttgtttttgttttgtttcttgctgtgatgatgtcatctcttttgtttgtattgttgttgcttctattgtttgtctttaccatgtaaaTCTCCTTGAGTTAAAGcgcagtattattattatgattaacTACGCTAGCTACTGCAGGTTCTCTGAAGCGGGCTTAGCCAGGTGTCAAAGACCTTCAGAAGTCACATGATTAGTTAAATGAAGTCAATCTCAATGTCACATGATTTAATAATGTGGAACAACGAAAGACCCTCTTAAAGCCTGAACCCCTGAAATTAATTGAGGATTAAAGCAGGTCCgtcagaggatcagcggtttGATTCCCGCCTCCactagccctagtcgatgtgtccttgagcaagacacttaaccctgaattgctcctgtagctgttctacggtttatgaatgtaagtcgctttggataaaagtgtcagctaaattaaatgtaatgtactaTAACTGGGGACTAAAGCCTGAAGCTAATTGATGATTACAGCCTGAACCCCTGAAGTTAACTGGGAATTAAAGCCTGAACCACTGAAATGATCTGAGGATTAAAGACTGAATCCCTGAAGTTATCTGGGGATTAAAGCCTTAAATTATTTGAGGATTAAAGCCTGAACCCCTGAAATTAACTACAGATTAAAGCCTGAAGTTAATTGAGGATTGtagagaaaatatatacattacactgttggcaaataacttgagactaaagagcattttaatacagcattaagggttcttcccttttttccctgtcaaaggttatttttggggagtttttcctgatccgatgtgaggtcataggtcagggatgtcgtatgtgtacagattgtaaagccctctgaggataatttgtaatttgtgatattgggctatacaaaataaactgaattgaactgaattgaattaaggtaaatctgcacactagcttgcttcagcctaaacaacacacagcatTGACCCTAGCGTTAAGGTCACGTAACTTCGCGCCGAGTTACGAGAGCCCAAGGCCGAACTCAGtgggaaaagacaaaataaggGAGCGCCCGGTCCCACCACACACTGCCCTTATCATTGACTAGGGCAAAGGGGAGGAAGATACACAGTAGCATCCCAGACGTTGGTCAAGGCCACCCCATCCTGCAAACTGGATTATGCCAGCTCTCACTACGCCCCCACCCTTGCACCccgacaacatgcacacacactgatggatgaagaccacaacCAATGGACGTGAGCGGGTGGAAATACTCAGTGCTCCAACCAGGCCGCTTCTAGCTTAAAATAAGCTCCGCCTGCTACAATAGTCTTAACCAATAGGACCTCACAAGAGGAATCCTTTTTGAAGCTTCACTGCACGCTGTTTAAGTGCCTTTTGCTTGGACACCCAACCCTGTTGGGTGTTCATCttaggaccgtgcacgtttaactgtacGGGATGCaatactctgctttttattactgaataaatatttgtgattttaccTCTCGACTCCGCTTGTCCGTTGAAAGCCTGAGCCGCACACTTGTTCCCTGCGTTCCGACGCACAACAGGATTAAAGCCTGAACCCCTGAAGTTATCTGAGGATTAAAGCCTGAACCCCTGAAGTTATCTGAGGATTAAAGCCTGAACCCCTGAAGTTATCTGAGGATTAAAGCCTGAACCCCTGAAGTTATCTGAGGATTAAAGCCTGAACCCCTGAAGTTATCTGAGGATTAAAGCCTGAACCCCTGAAGTTATCTGAGGATTAAAGCCTGAACCCCTGAAATGATCTGAGGAATAAAGCCTGAACCCCTGACGTTAATTGGGGATTAAAGCCTGAACCCCTGAAATGATCTGAGGATTAAAGCCTGAACCCCTGAAATGATCTGAGGAATAAAGCCTGAACCCCTGAAGTTATCTGAGGATTAAAGCCTGAACCCCTGAAGTTATCTGAGGATTAAAGCCTGAACCCCTGAAATGATCTGAGGATTAAAGCCTGAACCCCTGAAATGATCTGAGGAATAAAGCCTGAACCCCTGAAGTTATCTGAGGATTAAAGCCTGAACCCCTGAAGTTATCTGAAGATTAAAGCCTGAACCCCTGAAGTTATCTGAGGATTAAAGCCTGAACCCCTGAAATGATCTGAGGAATAAAGCCTGAACCCCTGACGTTAATTGGGGATTAAAGCCCAGCTGTTCCACAGCTGTGTATAGGTGTGTACTCTTTCCTTTGTGAAAAGACAAAGACCCGTCAACGAGTCCAACAACAACGAACCTCCTCGGTAGAAAGACCCCTTGAATACGTGACCAACTGCAGGGTCACGACCCGGTAGCCTATTTCTACTGAAGACTTATCTTCATCACGAGCCTCTTGATGAATCTGTTCCAACGTACGGATTAAAGTTAGCCAATACCACCTGGTTAAATTATGACGTCTTAAACCGAATCCTAAAGTTAGAAGAGTTTACTTCAAAGTTTGGGAAGTGGAATGCTGTGTTTTAGATACACAATTCAGTGAGTTAAGATAGCAACTGACTTAGGAACTCTTCACCCTTCAATGCTTTTCTCCTAAATCAATTTCCGTGGGGGTAAATACTTTTGCAAGGCAGTTTATAAAACAGTGTaaagtgtaaataaaataattaaaactgcATAAAGGATTAAAGCATGAATGAAATACAGTGGAGTGAGATGTACAGCTCAGTATTTTCACTATGATATATCTCAAGTGATCACTACAATTAATAAATTCAGAACAGCTCCTAACTATCcaaaagagaaaatgagaaactACTCCTACCGTTCGTGTCAGGTGAGTCCGCTCCATCTGTGAggacaaaaatacaaatgtcataaaaataaatgtaattaaacctGCATGAAGAATCATAGTAAAGTTTGGAACAAGAATATTTATTGGTGAGTAGCcaacagattttattttattgtagaaATTAAGAATAAACGACAAAAAGACGCAGGAGATTAAAATTAATTTCtgtaatttcattattttattgaataacAAAATTATCTGTTTTTAAGATTACAGTGATAGTAGTACTATAGTATTACTGGTTCTAGTGCTCAAGAAGTATTTGTAGTATTCGTATCAGTGTAATACTTTAGTATTAAGTATGTAttattaaactaaatattaaactTGATCTATCATCAATAAATGATGAAATGAAAGATGTCACTATTTATCCTGTTAGGTTAACTATCATGTATCTAATAtttgaattataataatatctataGTGACAAACTGTAGGTGTGTACAGGtgcattcatacactgtagacacagctacagggaacaattcagggtcttgctcaaagacacatcgactaggtcggagattgaaccgccaaccccataattgaaagacagacctgctaaccactgatccacagtcaCCCCTAGTTGAGTGTAGGTGAGTATAGGTGTGTATAGTTGTGTATAGGTGTGTACAGGTGAGTACAGGTAGAGTTGCTCACCTATCTGTACTCTGTGAGCTTCACTGTGTGATGAAGACGATGCATTGGCTGTATCTACtgaagaaaaatagaaatagtacttttaatattttaaatattaagcagcaggaaaagtaaaagtaaaagttgaACTGTATTTTATGGAATAAAGGTCTCTGTGTTTTCAGACTATATTTtattccaacctccttgacctgCAGAGTGGGAGGAGCCTAAAACAGAGCTCGAGAGGGATTGGTCAAGACCTGAGCTCAGAGAGCTGTGGTCTGGTCCTGATTGGTCGTTGCTGATGTCAGAGTGATAAGCAGGATCTTCAAAACCAGGATGAAGgcaggagagaagagacagagagtcaCAACAGGTGAGTTTTATCTTAGAGCATCTGTGATGCATCCGTTCATTTTTACTGCCATTGGAGATAATACCAACTCCCTTGTAGGAATTACTGACATCACTGCACTTACATGTCAAGATTTAGACCTGAATCCATCAACAACACTAGACCCATATACATTGGTTTTTAGCTGAAATAGTAGTTTGGGGGTTTAGTTTGGATCCAGCCTTAGTACCCGAGTAGTGTGAGCGGTATGAGAAATATCACAGCAAGATGTCTGAATGCTGTTATTCTCCTTTTTATGTATAAACATTatagagaaacagaaaaaaagcagtAAAACCTGTTTTAATCATGACCCTGGTGGGCGGGTTACATTACACCTAAGGGTGGGTCCAATGACACATGTGGGCGGGTTACATGAAACCTTTTGGTGGGTCACATAGCACCTGTGGGTGGGTGGTTCAATACCTGCGAGTGAGTCCAGACTGGAACCGCTGTTCTGATCTGTAGAGGGAGCTGCTGTCACACCTGAACTGatcactgaaacacaaacaacaaccagACTGATCAATAATACAGATAATCACAACTGATCAGCagcgaagaagatgaagatgtgcCACGGCAGTTCAAATGGCACGACAAAAGGTAAGATGAGAAAACATGAAGGGTTAGTGTGAATGTTGCCTTCCTCATCACAATCTGATAATATCGCTCTAAGTGTTGCAATTTTTGCACCAAAAAAAGGATTGGACCAATTTATTAACATGGTATTGGTATTTAGCATCAAACATAACATTAAGATTCCTGGAGTAAGGTAACTGCTACTTGAAGTATTCTCGGGCCAATAATGAGAAGAATCTGAGTAACCTCTCGTCTTTTATAGCAGCTAAACAGTTACGGTTAAATCCAGGGCACAACCTGGCAACTCTCCAGCTCCCAGGCCACAACCTAGCACCCCTCCAGCTTCCAGTCCACTACGTGGCACCTTTCCAGCCTCCAGTCCACAACCTGGCACCTTCCCAG from Cyclopterus lumpus isolate fCycLum1 chromosome 11, fCycLum1.pri, whole genome shotgun sequence harbors:
- the si:ch211-80h18.1 gene encoding type 3 secretion system secretin translates to MAVVASGGSGVAAAVWSHIQDLSVSASSSQSAGGGTNGGSSAGHGSDFAVDLEAAGSLSSSAASQPGNGQKLMNGGGGREGGVGADSQTVISSGVTAAPSTDQNSGSSLDSLADPAYHSDISNDQSGPDHSSLSSGLDQSLSSSVLGSSHSAVDTANASSSSHSEAHRVQIGNGRQTLLNNTNAGLHMELTGPKLGNDVTESPLAILHTDSLDSASHGYSHTDLVSMATDSTWTVTGSADPTGTPLDSSHPAVTDNTQVAGSVTEQYNPSGQGPEGTENVELEDTC